One window of Triticum dicoccoides isolate Atlit2015 ecotype Zavitan chromosome 5A, WEW_v2.0, whole genome shotgun sequence genomic DNA carries:
- the LOC119303676 gene encoding cytochrome b-c1 complex subunit 7-like: protein MTSMLSAFSSWFVNPRRNPLARIHMLTISNRLKNYGLRYDDLYDPYFDLDIKEALCRLPREVVDARHQRLKRAMDLSMKHQYLPDDVRALQTPFKSYLSDMLALVKKEAAERKALGALPLYERTLP from the exons ATGACGTCGATGCTGTCCGCGTTCTCGTCGTGGTTCGTGAACCCGCGCCGCAACCCGCTGGCCCGCATCCACATGCTCACCATCTCCAACCGCCTCAAGAACTACG GCCTGAGGTACGACGACCTGTATGACCCCTACTTCGATCTGGACATCAAGGAGGCGCTCTGCAGGCTGCCCCGGGAGGTGGTCGACGCCCGCCACCAGCGTCTCAAGCGCGCCATGGACCTCTCCATGAAGCACCAGTACCTCCCCGACGACGTCCGG GCACTACAGACACCATTCAAAAGCTATTTGAGCGACATGCTGGCTCTG GTGAAAAAGGAGGCAGCAGAGCGTAAAGCACTGGGAGCCCTTCCTCTCTATGAGAGAACCCTTCCTTGA